The DNA segment GGAAAAGGGAGGAGGAGACACATTCGTCCATTCAACCGACGCCCTGAACGTCATCTTGGCAAATATCTACTACGACCCAAGTAGTCGTTCTGAAAGGACATATGTAGATTGTAATGTATCAAAGGGTCGAACTAGGTCGGCAAACACCTCTCGCAGATTTGTTCAAAGTGAAAAGACGAGTTGTTGCAACAGTTCTTTTCTCACAACTGAATTTCAACTTCACGACaatattgatatttcatgttCTGTTAAAATGTTATCCTTGATGTCAAGGTATAGTATGTCTGCGGGATGTTCAGCACTAGAGGTTACTACTGTATGTGTATGCAGCGTGGTTGCCCTGGTGATTATGTAAACACAGTGTATGTGATCAGAAGGGAGGGGTGCAACTAAGTCAATATGTTCTACCTTAATTCACCTGCTGTCTGGTCACCTTTCTTCACAGTCGCTGTCAATTCGCACATCAGCCACACAAGATGGCCGCTCTCACGTTTTCGCTATGTCTTGCGTTATTTGGAGCAGCTTTTGGTGAGTAACtatatttcaaactgtttaGCAGTCAGGTCGGTCTCGCTGCCCTTGAAAATGATAACATGATACTTTCGGGTTATCAGTTTTTATCACATGGTTGCATGGTTTATCATTTCATGTCATGTTCATTGCGGTACTTGATGAATAAGGTATATTGAATTAATTGTTGTCGTGCGTCCCTCATGAACCGGCTTCACCATGGTTAGCAAGATGTAATACGAGTAATGAGTACAGTGTATACGTTACTGTCGATAGTGACAGTACAGGGGGGGAAATGGTCGCTGTACCTTGTAAGGGCTGGAGATTTCAAAACCGACACATCTATCTTTTCCTACGGAATACCTTGTGCCTTAATCCTAACATAGTTGATTACAAAAGCGGTAGTAAATTTTCCTGGACGTTCCCACCAATAAGCTAAGCTATATATGGGAGACACAtgggtgccgttgtacaaatcCCCCTCCTAGCACAGCGCGAGCAGTACATCTGTGTTAtgatatgggagttacggtaaCCTCGGCACAAGGACTGCTTTGAACAAGGGCACCCGTAAGTGCCAATGGGTGACTTTACCGGgctatagatatatatattcgtTTCATATGCTCAATCCTTTGAAAACCACAAATTCAATAACTCGAAATTAAAGACCGAATCTAACACCGAAACTCAAACACAAAGTTTATCACATTTTTGATTGAATACCACTGCGTGTTTTAGTCTAGATAATCAATATTACACCTTGTAAAGACTTTAAGTTAATAAACGTTCGTGCCGGAACTACTTTCACTCAACCTCGTTGACCTTATGGTTTTCAGCACACACTGGCGTAGTAACTGATAACTTAGCATGACATCAGTTCCACGTCTTCATTTGCATATCACAGGAACGGGTTTTTCCATTGTTCCGAAAGCAGAGGACATTGGTCGAATGTAAGCCTTTCTGTGCCGTAGTACCAGACAGCTGTGTAAACAAAGGTCAAGTGAGCACACTGGGATAATGTTGCACGTGTCAGAAAATGTTCTCTGTGAAAGTAAACCATTGTATCACAGACGTATATCTCTGTGTTGGGTCCATAGAAAATACACGATAAATTGGCATATGTCTTCTATTTATCACCATTTCCGTTTTAGTAGACTGTTCTGAAAGCTCAGGAAGAATAAGATGAGAGGTTTACTGACTACTAACAACTTAAACCACTTTGGCATAAAACTACCCGAAATATATAAAAGTCTTTCTGTCGCCACATAGAGCTAAGTCCAGTTTTGAGGAATTTGGCATTTTTAGAGTTAAGTGGTGAATAGTCACATTTCATTAGAGAGACAAGTGTTTCAATAGTAGGATGCTTACAGAAATATTGGTCAAGAAATTGATGTCTGAGGGCACTGAGAGCTGGGCAGTACAATATAAAGTGAAGTTCATCACAGACAGATGATGCACAAAGTTGGCGGGTTCTGTTACGTCCAACGTCCTGTTTCTATGGGCAGCCTGTGATTTGAAGTTCTAAATTTAGTTACTggcttgacacgtcatcgaatctcaattgcgcagatcaatgctcatgctgttgatcacaggattgtctgtcccagattcgattatttacacacacacacacacacacacacacacacacacacacacacacacacacacacacacacacacacacacacacacacacacacacacacacacacacacacacacacacacacacacacacacacacacacacacacacacacctcgccttaggtacattgtatgaagcccatttctggtgtccacagccatgaaatattactgatgaaattaatattgctaaaagcagcgaaaAAACATACTCTCTCACAACATGGTTACTTGTTTGATGTCATTCTAACCTACAGGCCAAGACTGCGGCAGGAGTTCATTTTATCCGGAAGGTAGAATCGTCGGCGGTGTTCCAGCCTCGGCATGCAGCGTCCCATGGCACGCGCAGGTCCATTTTGTTACAAACAATGCTGATCCCGCATTCAACCCCAGTACGGACCTGAACGCAGTCAACACCCTTAACTGTGGCGCTGTCATCATTGACGCCCAGCACGTGTTAATATCACCTACGTGCATGTTCCTGTAATacacatttgcattttatcagttCTTACTCcgatttagatttagatttagatttagatttagatttagatttagatttagatgATATCTTAAGCGACATGATCCCGTGGCTCGAGTTATTTATTAGGGCTTTCGTCATGCTTATTATGTGGGCTAGGCCCTGAAATATGTAGTTGCCCTCACAGAAAATGGCCATAATATAGAAATAcaacttttgttgttgtttggttttatttatttatttatttatttatttatttatttatttatttatttatttatttatttatttatttatttatttatttatttatttatttatttatttataaaaaaacatCGAAAATACATCTATCACTGAATTTTGTCTTCTTGAAAGTGATGTGACTGGCAAGGGAAAGTAAAAGTGCCAGGTTCACCAACTACCGATTGTTCTTCGTGACGCAGGTTTTGGAACTCCCAATCTGTTGACTGACATTGGGAGTGGGTAttcttttacgccgcttttagcaataatccagcaaatCACATCAGAGGACACTTCACACAAAGTACCCATTCGGGAGATCAAATGCTTACTGGTCATaatcgctgtctgggctgcatgtaCTGAGGGACAATACTCGTACCAAATCTGACAGTGCCAGGGATTATTTCAAGCAgtaattgaaaaaaatgtgtgaGTTCAGGTATTTTATGGCGTTTATTAAAGCACTAGAACAGAGAAGCTGTTGTTTTTCAGATATGGAGCCGATGTATCAAGTCTTCTGTCGCGGGTATTGATCGCAGCAGGAGATAACGACGTAAGCATCTTTCCTGAAACGTCCTTTCTCGGATTCCAACAAGAACAGTTCGCTACACCCGATTCCATTTACTTTCAAGACGAGTACCCCATTCAGAACCAGGCACAGCTGTATAATTCCATCAATCCGGTCACTGGCGACTTCAGAGCTTTCAGGGGCAAGTCACTCTTTACAATCCTCTATCCTATTATATACTGTGTGTTGTATTCTAACGTCTATACTCTATTGTCCCTACTCTAACCAGTATTGGGGTGGTTGAGTAGTCTTGTGGTCTCGTCTCcctgaagacccgtgttcgattcccaacatcgGTTCAATGTGTAactcctatttctggtgtccgtccGCCGTGGTATTGCAGGACTGTTGCTAAACAATACGTAAAACTGCACATTTAACACCCTATCTTTCTTTCCAAATGCGTAACACGAGATTATCCGATTCTTTCAGATTATCAGTGTGGAATAATCAAGCTGAAGACGCCGTTGGTAATGAACGATTGCGTCAACAAAATCTGCCTGCCTACTGCTGACGATGATCCAGCCTGTACCTACAAAGGATGTATACATACTGGGAACGGGCTCATCACATCCacgggtttgtttgttgtttgtttgtttattgcttttgtttgtttgttgttgttgatgttttgtttatgtgtgtgtttggggttttttttgtttgtttgtttgttttgtttgtttgttttttgttttttgtttgtttgttgttgttttttgggggttttttttgttttttgcttgACAAAGTTAGTATGACCTGGGAAACCTGGAAAAGCTTCACACCTCATTTTCCAATCTTGGAAATTCATAGAATTTGACAAAATGGATGATTTCATGGACAAATCATTGTACAATCTTTGGGTTTTTAAACCGGTGTCGGTGTAGACCATGTGACGGATTAGACAGATACCGATGTTGGCAGGTGTCACCTTATATCCTAACACTAAGTTATCAGCACTGCAAGGGCCATGACAGCTATCAGCATGTGTGTCTGGATTTGTTTGCGTATATGTGAACGCTGGATTAAATACATGTGGTACTAAAATTCTAAACACTAAGATGCATTCAActgatgtttcatttttatgacacccatgaaggtcccggggtagaacaggccttcaggaACCAATACTGGCcagaaaaggtgactatgcttgttgtaggaggcgactaatgggatcgggtggtcagacacgctgacttggctgacacatgtcatcgcttgtcaattgcgcggatcgatgctcatgttgttcatcactggatggtttggtccagacttgattatttacagaccgccgccatgtatgTGGAATAGTGCTAGTGAAACTAaactagctcactcactcatttgtatgATATCATAACAAACAGGTATGAATGGGCAGCTGTAAAGGGAGATTGGAAGCCGCATTTACGACAGTGCTTAAGAAACCTCAGTAATAGATATTTAAAGGCATCAAAATAGTCTAGGACACATTTGCAATATTTGTCTTATTGgaatattttttcacaaaaatgtagGAATCCTAGGTGGCATagctggtttgtttgtttatttctttgtatgtttgttttgttgcgtttaacgccgtactcagcaatataacAACTGGcggcatgtaaataatcaactctccagtgatcaacatcatgagcaggatgacatgtgtcaaccaagtcaacgagcctgaccagccgaccCGTTgtgacctcttacgacaagcagttgGCCATTAATGAGCCATTACTACTGAAATTCACATGAACTTGCATGTTGATTAACTCTTGCAAGAAGAACTTTCATAAATGTAGTTTCAGTCGAATTACTGTCAATACTTACCTACATCTCATCTCAACTACATAAATATACTTTACCTTCAATTTTCCGATGATTTTTAAGAAAACTACAACTGTTATAAACAACATATGTTTTAGACTTACCAGTCAGGATTAACATGTCTGTTCATGGGATAGATTAAGTTGTACTTATATATGATGCTTAATCAGGAGTCATTCGATAACGTGAATGAACGGAAAGATGAAAGAAAAGTATGTACACGTGGCAAAGATGATTTATAGAGATGTTTAcataatatcaaaataaaatgactTCTATTCaataatttattcatgaaagtTATTCTTGCAATAATTAAATAACTTGTAAGTCTATGGGAATTTCGTCAGTGATGCCTCACTTAGTCAATGCTATCGTTAAGTTAGTTGTATTCGTCTTTGGGATGCAGAGGAACGTGTgcttgtcaaaatattttaccacccgtgaagattcgggttatgATTGGTGTCCAATAAACTTGAGGCaaataatgggatcgggtggacaaaacagaacagaacagaaatttGATTCTAAAAAATCTCACATCGTGACACAGAGAATGGAGCAATTTGAATTATATTAAAACATAGAGCTAAGTCCAGTTTTGAGGAATTTGGCATTTTTAGAGTTAAGTGGTGAATAGTCACATTTCATTAGAGAGACAAGTGTTTCAATAGTAGGATGCTTACAGAAATATTGGTCAAGAAATTGATGTCTGAGGGCACTGAGAGCTGGGCAGTACAATATAAAGTGAAGTTCATCACAGACAGATGATGCACAAAGTTGGCGGGTTCTGTTACGTCCAACGTCCTGTTTCTATGGGCAGCCTGTGATTTGAAGTTCTAAATTTAGTTACTggcttgacacgtcatcgaatctcaattgcgcagatcaatgctcatgctgttgatcacaggattgtctgtcccagattcgattatttacacacacacacacacacacacacacacacacacacacacacacacacacacacacacacacacacacacacacacacacacacacacacacacacacacacacacacacacacacacacacacacacacacacgccaaaTAGCTTTAATACTGTAAAACATTACAatcacattaaacaacaaacaaacaactttaATATTTACTGCGGACTCGGGGCCGTCGTCCTCGAGGGTCTGGACGATCTTCATAATATAATCACTGGTTTAAGCTCGTGCATTCTTCTAATGATTCAATTTATTTTCTAGTCACGGGTTCGTCACCAACAAGGAACAACCAAACCGACATCATCCGTATGACGGCTCTACCCGCTTCTGCCTGTGCTGTGTTAGAGCAGATGGGAAATGCTCTCCCGGCTACCAACAGTTTCTGTGCCAAGTCCGAGACCGGTGGAGTCCCATGCATTGTAAGTGACCACTACCCTAGAAACGTCTCCCAGCTCTGGCAAGTACGTTGCCCCAACCCGGGTTAGAATGGATCTTTAGGAACCCATCACTGTCGGAGTCCATACTAAAGTACTAGCcacaatttgaaacagtaaATGTTAACGGGATGGGGTGAGTGTCGTTTGTGTATCGAACTGATACTTTATTCGTATTAGTAAAAAGAGTGACTtcgtgggtgagtttagttttacgccactaataaacttcacatattgtacgtGTGGGGTATCGAAAGCGGGTCCTCAACGTAACGCCAGGAACGACGCGAACACATTCCCTAAAAAGTTCACAGGGCCTCACACCTAtgactgacaccatgagcatcgatcttcgcttGAAGATCACACATCAACAAAGTCATCTCGCTAGTTAAATCTTACGACAGGCAGGGCGGTTGGGGTAaaatattggttaaagtgttcgctactcacgcagaagacccctgttcgattacccacatgggcaaaatgtgtgaagcccatttctggtgtcccccactgtgatatagctggaatattgctaaaaacggtgtaAGACCATACTCATTTACTTACTTACAACAAGTATGGACTGTAAGTTCTAACTCTGATCCTGAAGAAAATACGAATATTTAGATTTACAAATTATGTTGTTCCATTTTACAGAATGATAATGGTGGTGGACTCGCATGCTTCAACAGCGCCACCCAGCGGTGGTTCCTTAGAGGCGCCGCCCTTATAGACAACTGCAATGCAGCATCGGCCTCAAGTTTCGCAGACGTGTCTTCATGTCTTCCCTTCATTGAGCGGACACTGGCTGGACTTTCTACCCCCGCTGTGTAAAGCACAACAACCGAAGTTCTGACCGATTTACCTTGAATGGACTCAATGCCAATTATGATGCAATAAATAAGTTATTTTGTCAAGTTACTTCTGTTTTTGTTAGCACTGTTTGAGGAGATTTAGTATGTTGTTTTGTATAACAAAGAATCGAAACTCGGAGGGTAAACTTAATTTACATTAATGTTTACACTTTCTTAGCAAAATACTAGTACCCAAGTACATCCGTGTgcttgagtcccatccaggattcaaacctacacactcagagtcaggcaccgaACTGAGAGTCAGCAAAGTCTGCCATccagcccactcagccaccgcagATTCCACAAAAATAGGAGACAACTGATTGTCTAGATTACAATCTTTATGTACCCCTCTGACGATGGATGTGCTctgctcccacggccgaaagggAGACAGGGGATTGTCGAGATCACATACTTTAAGTACCCCTCTGACAATGTTTGGGCTCCGCTCGCACAGCAGTAATCacggtgtcatttacaaagtgttCCAATGTAACACGTAAAACTCGGTTTACATTTTCTCATTGAAGAGgcgttgggtagcccagtggatacagcgttcgctcgtcatgtcgaagacccAGCATGAGTGTattgtgtgaggcccatttctggtgcccccagctgccatattgcttgaatattgcactCATTCTTTCCAATTAAAAGACACGGTAAACGTCGGTTGCATGACTGAGTACGTGTGTGAGAAGGTGTACTCCCAaatgaatcatgtgttacatttgagcACTTTCAAAGTGGAATTGTGCACTTAAATTGGGGTTGatagtatgaacatcgatctacctGTGAGACTCGATGACAGAAAGTGAAATTTTGTACACAGACGTAAATTCCCCGGGGTGGAGATTAAAAAATACACCATATGGCTATAAGTATTGTTAATGTGTATCACCTATAACCTCCACCAACATTAAAAATTGAAGGAGTTTTTTTTAGTACAATTTTCAGTACGTTCTATGATGTTGTCCAGTCTGATACAATAGTGTATTAAATGTAGATGAAGTAAGATCAACCTGAAATCTACAAGCTGGACAACCATCCACAATTAGGACAACCATCAACAGCCAGGACAACCATCCGTCCACAATTAGGACAACCATTCACAGTCAGGACAACCATCCACAATCAGGACAACCATCCACTTGGCATCCATCCACAATCAGGACATCCATTCACAGTCAGGACAACCATCCACAACCAGGACAACCATTCACAGTCAGGACAACTATCCACACTCCGGGCAACCATCCACAATCAGgacaatcattcacagtcagGACAACTATCCACACTCCGGGCAACCATCCACAACCAGGACAACCATCTACAGTCCAGGAAACCATCCACAATCAGAACAACCATTCACAGTCAGGACAACTATCCACACTCCGGGCAACCATCCACAATCAGGACAACCATCCACAATCAGGACAACCATCCACAATCAGgacaatcattcacagtcagGACAACCATCCACAATCAGGACAACCATTCACAATCAGgacaatcattcacagtcagGACAACCATCCACAATCAGAACAACCATTCACAATCAGgacaatcattcacagtcagGACAACCATCCACAATCAGgacaatcattcacagtcagGACAACTATCCACACTCTGGGCAACCATCCACAATCAGGACAACCATCCACAATCAGGACAACCATCCACAATCAGgacaatcattcacagtcagGAGAATCATCCACAATCGTGTAAACCATCCACAATCAGGACATCCATCCAACAATAACATGAAGATAAGACAATGCTTAGTCTTGTACAACCGTTTTTATAACAGCAGAAGGTCCCATCCTGGAGTGATATGATCAAGTCAGTGTCTGTCCTATAAGGAATTGCAGTCACTGAATGATGTCCATTTTATAAATGCACAAGTAATAAAAGATATTAGGTTTCCAGATTTACAGGATTAGGATGCACATATTTCACTGTAAGTTGTCATACAAATTGAAAACCAGCCTATTACATAAATTAACACTGAATGACGTATATACATGGTTTATTTCACTGATGGGTTTCTTAACACTTGAATATCAAGCTTTATTTCTGGAATATGTTTCAGTTGCCAGTACCCATGTACAAGACATGGAGACACTCAGTGTGTACCTCAACACCTTATTTCCCTTGCAATCTGTCACAATTAAATCCTGCATctgatacaacatacaatagTGAGCTGACCACAACAAgacatcatcaagttcatcAATCATGGACATTCTGTGATGCCCGTTAGGTTAACACTTTGTGAGGTGACAGACAGGGACAAATTGGATCGATTATTGAAACGAAAATATTTTGCCAAAAACATGTCTCTGTATGTCATTGACTGATAAATTTGCAAAGTGTCACAAGTTGAATGGTATTTTACCAGCCAAAGTCTGTTAACCTAAAATTTCAAGTTGAACTGGGGTGGAGAGTGGCCTAGAGATTAAAGCATTCCATATATCTTCACTGTTAGATtttatggaatattgcaaataaCATCattaaatctcactcactcactcactcactcactcactcactcactcactcactcactcactcactcactcactcactcactcactcactcactcaattttcaACTGAAGGAGACAATTTTATCAGTCTGTATGTCAAAAACAACCAGAAGAACTCAAGAAGAGTACAACATAAGCTGATCCTGACCAATATGTCAAAGTATGAATGTCAAACAGAGCATTTATATATcttgatgatgttttttttctgagaaatgATGTATtcgcaaaatatatttcaaatgtagAGCCAGCAGTAAAAATGAGTtgcaatttgaaaaatatagacATTATTTCTTATATATTCAAATTTTCTAGAAATGAGTTAGCCACTACAAATATCCTCAGATATACAGTCATGCTCCATGGCTTCTTTTTTACAGTATGGTTGAAAATTGGCACGCAGACCACAGACCTTGGTCAAATGAAGGCAAACCAAACCAGACTGTCAATAATTGACATGAACatccaaagaaaacaagtaaCAATGTTCAGGTATATAGTACTACTGCATACCAGTGAACAGAACATGCATGCAATTTCAAACTAAAGTGTATTGTACAAACCATGATGAATAAAATTGGTGATAAAAAACCATACACCACTATAGTAACTCCCTTACTAATCTAAACATCTTGGGTTTCACCCAAGTGGgggatcaaacccgggtcttcagagtTACAAGTTAATGCTTTCaccacaaggccaccccacAGACTGTTCAAATTCTGGATAGACAGGGAAAtcttttttcatatttgaagTTAGGCTGTAAAGAGAATGAGATATCAGTACatcagctatgtggcggcagtctgtaaatcactgagtctggaccagacaagccagtgatcaacatcgatcaagcatcaatctgcgcaactgggatatgatgacatgtgtgaaccaagtcagcaagcctgaacaactgatcccattagtcgcctcgtacgacaagcatgggatacagAACATGAATGTTAACTCACATCTTAATGGGTACAGCACGTTGGAGATAACAGGATTCAAAATAATGCCTTTGTCTCTGTATATTCATAGCCTTGGTTTCTGTAAACTACTGTTCAGACCAGTACTGACAATTAACTCACATCTTCACCTACATCCTCACCACAAACAATCCAGtctcagtgtgtgagtgagtatggttttacatcactgttaacaacactccagcaatatcatggggggtaccagaaatgggcttcacacattgtacacgtcatgatttgaactctgattttcagcatgatgagcaaacgccttaaccactaggccccCACTGTTTAGAATGCACACATCATACACAATAATCATCAACATTTCAAGTATCAgtttacaaataaatattttctgattgacaatgttattaatattttcttcacGAATACTGACAACCTTCGTATTGAAAACATGACATGACTTGTGAGAACATTCTGGGGAGGAAGACGGAAATTCAGATTTCATAACCAACTGCAGTATGACTGACTGACCACTGGGAACATGtagaatatataaattatatcaaCTGAAGAAAACTTTATGTAGAAATATATCTTTTTCAATTTCTTCTTCTCAAATTCAAATGACACATTAAAGATTCTGCTGATGTCTTGTCTGACACAAAGAATTAGACAATAagacaatatgaaatatacacatttaCCCTCTTTATTTACTCTGAGTGACacacaaatcataaaaatatttaaatatttacaaaaaagtTACAATTTTGTATGCAAAAACTCTTATAATTGTACAAGATCTGAACATTGTTTTCACTATCTCAAACAGAGATAAGACTacatcaattttatttcttgttttcaccgatcatatttttcaggaataagtaaaacaataaaaacataatttccctgctcaaaaaaaaagaatcctcatgtttttattgacaattatgtaaacaaacaataattcTTTTTCACATTGTTTTTTGCCTcttatacacttcataaataaccaaaattaaaatacttttagtatttagaaggaatattactctGACTGGTGATTATTTCTTTTCTTCCCTCCtacctttaggttttctgacaAAAGTctacaaaacaagaaataaaattgatctTGCCTAAATCTGCTGTGAAGAATTGCCTGGCAATAAATATAACCAACTTTGCCTTAGTGTTTACCTGTGATCACGCTCGCACATCTATGAAATCACGTAAACAGGAAGACGGATAAAAAAAATGCATCCAGTCTGTAATATTGAAAAAGCGCAAATTCTAGAATACATCTGATTACACACTTGGAAAACCAATATCAATGTTTCTGTATGCACTGAATGCATGTTTTATTTAGCATTACACATTTACAAAAGTACAGATACTAGTATTTTTCTTGTGTTTAGTCCGATTTGAAATTCAAATCCACACTCTCCAAGTAACCATACAAAGTCAGACGTCTAACGCCAATATTAAGCAACACTGGGCTCGGGGAATTCTTTAAGGGTGAACGTGTTTGCCtacttgactcctgagagttccTAAGTCTTCCTGCCacacaacaaagcacatgacacatgtgatcTCAAGTAAgtaagtttgttcaaaattgcctctgttcacccagcagaaaatgggtacccggtgggataaatCATGTAATcactaaccttctagcaccGAAAAGGCAGCTCGGGTTAAattggggtaataataatcagattattTGGGCACTTCCagcatgcattgtgcatggaaTAATGCACATGATAAATGGACTATTATTATAATAAGCCACCACAGTTTCCATATGGGTTAGACGGCTGACCTTTGAGAATGTAGGTTTGAATCCTGAAGGAGACTCAACCCACAAAAGTACCAGAAATTGTACTTAACaaggtgtaatcccaaatataacatctgaccactttttaactggcattgtgtattcatacctTCACTGGAGTCAACTGAAATACATCCTACCCCTCGTCCACAATAAGAAATATTGCCTCTCAGacagacattgtttcaaaaaaCATGTTCctaaaaatacaatatttgacatCCTCATATACCTCCTCACTTCATGTATATCAAAGACTTTACGTAGTTTATTGGTTTTAGGTTTTAGTTCCTGACTTTTCCAACACCGATCCTTGTTACCAATACTTTGTTTGTCAACACAATCTCTGATGACACTATGCAattaatcaagtttagaccagACAAATCAGTGACTTATACATAATAGTGATTTAAATAGCAAACATCCATGCCGAATGGGACACTGGTCACCGACCAGTCAATTCATTTCACCACCAAGTACATAGGACTGGCTAAAATGATCGATCATAAGAAACATCATTGATTGGAGAAATTATTGATCATTAACAat comes from the Haliotis asinina isolate JCU_RB_2024 chromosome 12, JCU_Hal_asi_v2, whole genome shotgun sequence genome and includes:
- the LOC137258045 gene encoding chymotrypsinogen B-like translates to MAALTFSLCLALFGAAFGQDCGRSSFYPEGRIVGGVPASACSVPWHAQVHFVTNNADPAFNPSTDLNAVNTLNCGAVIIDAQHVLISPTCMFLYGADVSSLLSRVLIAAGDNDVSIFPETSFLGFQQEQFATPDSIYFQDEYPIQNQAQLYNSINPVTGDFRAFRDYQCGIIKLKTPLVMNDCVNKICLPTADDDPACTYKGCIHTGNGLITSTVTGSSPTRNNQTDIIRMTALPASACAVLEQMGNALPATNSFCAKSETGGVPCINDNGGGLACFNSATQRWFLRGAALIDNCNAASASSFADVSSCLPFIERTLAGLSTPAV